From the Corvus cornix cornix isolate S_Up_H32 chromosome 1A, ASM73873v5, whole genome shotgun sequence genome, the window TTTCAGGACTAGGGACAAACACCTCGGAAGGACCATGTTACAACCCTTTGCCTCTGACCTGTCAGAAGCCAGGGGATGCCAGAGTGTCCAAGATAAAACTGTCTTCCAGTTGTCTGCTTGTACTATATTGCACATCATTCATTTGTTGCTACAGTAAGAACAGAACTGACAGTTCCTCTCTTGGAACCACTACTGTCAACAAGACTACCCAAGcaaattctcttttaaatatctgcagTTTCTGAGTCCTGAAAGCACGTGGGTCTGCAAGGGTACAGACACAGCACAATGTAGATCATTACTGGTGGGGTGCAGTATTGTCACCGAGTCTGAAAAGTCAGTCTCACCAGAATACAACAGACCAATTAAAAATCTGCAGTCTAGAAACAGTTTCAACAGGTAAACTTGAACATCCTCCCTTCTCAAAAGAGGAGGTGGTTGCATTGTATTGCATTGTCTGTGAGGAAGCTCTGGTACCATGGTTTTGTACTTGGATTTCTGTCCATTTGGTCGACTGGTGCTAAAAGCATATGCTTGGATTTACATCCATGTGCTTTATCCAGAAGAGGTCCTGCATTTAGATACTGAAAATGAGGGAGCACAGTCCAACACTTGAGTTCTATTAAAGCTTTTATTAGCTAGTTTAGCTTTTCCTCACATCATTTTTCCAGAATTCCTATAACAGTTCTTAATATCAGAGTAAAGAATTAAATGTTCAAGTGAagttagggggaaaaaaaagagcagcagcagtttggcAATAATTCCTCAAATTATGGACTGCAACTTATTTAagcctcctttttctccagtaAGATTTTGTGCAATTCATCTGCATCCTCACTTGTTTTCACCCTTATTAGCATAGTGACAGGAACAGCTGGATTCTTCTCATCAATCGGTGGATTAGGAACACAAACTATAAGAACattgttttttccagttcttgtACATGGCATCTTAGGTGGAATTAGAACATTCAACAGTATATTTCCTGCATatgaggaggggaaaaaattacaattaGTCATTTTCTAGCTTTTACTGCAATACAGTGTTAGTATAGGTACTAACTAGAGATTTAGGGTGGTGTTTGGAAGGAAGGCAATTCAGAAACATCGTGTATGTTGGTCTTCTTCCCATAGCATCCGTTCATGGCCATTGTTCTCAGATTTCTTTCCTCActagaaatgagaaaatctCTGCAAATACTGCatccttcttttttaaatggagGAAACTGAATATCAAATGATAGTAGGGACAcacaggagaaagggaaggggacAAGGGAGAAGCAGCAAATGAGGAATCCAGTCACAGTGCTTAGTTTATGCCAAGTTACTCATTCTGACCACCAGACGCAGTTCATATGCAAAGCAAAATGTTCTGATACAGACAGACATGTTAACCTGGACGAACCAGGGTAAAACAGGTACTTTGTATCCCCAAACATACACCACAACCTTTACTTCTTGCACTGCTTCATGTGCTCTCTTTTGTAATGCTCACTAGAGGCATCCAAGTGTTTGTCAGTATTCTAAactattcaggaaaaaaaacctagaaaggTTTTCACTAATTGTGTCTGTTAATGCTGTgtaaaaaagacagaaaaatcctAATGCTTAGCAAGGAATTTTGACATCAAGACTTGTTACTGGGAGAAATGTACTTACCTAAATTGGTGTCGGCTCGTACTAAGAGTTgagtttttccatttcctgctGGTTTTAAGTGTAATGTTCCTAcgcctttttctttaaattcattATCCTTTTTGTAGAACAGTTTGCAcctgtggagaaaaaataaaacaaatccaaaatCCTTGTTTGCGCAGCCATGTAGAGATGAAATACAAAGATATCTTCCAAATACAGGTATCCATCTGACTCACAGTAACAATAATCAGGAGTTAACATGCTGTGAGTAACATAAATCTTTATTATTCTTGACCTTGTTTCATGTGCTAATGGACAGCACTGGCAGTTCAAAGAGAAagtgaattatttctttcagtattGAAATGATAAATGCATTACTTTCAGGGAAAAGTAAAAGGCACAGCAACCTGTACTCAGGGTCTGTGAGGAGCAATAAATGTAggctacttttaaaaaacactaaTTAGAAAGCCAGAAGAATTTGCTGTATCATTCTGAAGTTGTAATAGGACTTTAATGTAcaatttataaacattttttaagtgAAGCTCTAACTGAAGCTCTAACCTAATGCCATTTTAATAAAGTAGCACACACTTTCTTTCAGATAAAGCTAATGGCTTTTTGTAGCAGGACAAGTTCTGTGCTGAGTGTCAAGCAGACATGCAATTACTTGGACTACTGAACATGATTAGAAAAACTGCTTCTAGTAGAGCTAGTTTCATTTTGAGCTTAAAAGCGCAACTTGTTCACTGctttatataataataataataatcagcATTTTCCAACGGAAGAGTCTTATTTTAGGCTATGCATATCTATCTGATGGATTTTCCAGCAGTACAGTACATGATTTTTGTGGTACAGGCCCTGCAATTTAACTGTACAAAACCTGATGCAGGCAGAAAAATCTTCAGTTGTAAAAAAGCTGATCACATGTACAACACAAACTATTAAGAGTTGTGTACAAGATACAGAAGAATTTTAGTAAGATCTTACACATCCCTGCCTATAATTAAGTTTTTTTAGGAGTTCATATTCTGTGTGGACTCCTAACAAGTTTATTAATTAGGAAGTCACAAACGTATCATTAATTATGCACTGCAGTGGTGAAGAATAGCAATATGCAGgtagtaattttattttccaagttaAAGTCACCTACTTCTTTGAGTAGAAAGCATcatcttcttttatttcattaacaATGACTTTTGGTggctcttcttcctcctcttcccctcctttacagaaaaagttttaatatgTTAATGTTGTGAGCACAGATTTTGGTACTGTATTAGAAGTCCCTTATGCCCACCATGGTTGACACAGCCACATGTGGCCAGTCAGTGACAGCCAGAACACCTTTCAGTCCACATGAactctgcagcagcttcagctacagaaaaaaagtgttactTGCTTTTCATTCAGCTCTTAAAGCAACTTCATCCTCACCTTCAGTTTATATGCGATGAAAATACCCAATCCATACCAAACAGTCAAGCCCCAAAAATATAAAGCTTAGTAAGTCAAAACCTCCTGTTTGAACAGAAACAGTTTTCACATTTCAAATATGCTCCACAAATGGGTTCACGTAAAGCACAATAAATACTTCCAAGAGCCAAGTTTACTTTGGGGGAAGGGAATTAAGTTGCAGAATGACAGACAAGAGAGAGTGGCAGATTATGCCTTTCCAGCCCCTCAGCTACTGGGATTTCTATCAGCCTACTGTAACCAGCACAGGTAAAGAGCAGAGTAAAGCTGCCAGGTACTATGTAACTTTGTTTGCTTTACAATCTATTCAGTCAAATGGACtaaattcttctgtttctcatGCTTTTTACTGCAGGGATCTCTTGATAAACCTACTAGGAAAAGCAGTAGGATTGAGAAGTCCAGCCGGCTCAAAGATGAACACACCAGCTGCTTTAAATTTCATCAGTTCAAATCCTGTCCTCAGAAAAAGgattatattatatattacatTACAGAATGTATAAATCTGACAGAAATATGTAAGTCTTGAAAAGCACATACTTTTGGTGTTGCTTACATAAGGCTGGGATCTCCAGTTAGGAGTATAATTCTGCACTTTCAAATTCAAGAATAATGATGATCACAGAATATAGaatttcctgagctggaagggacccaccaggatcattgagtccagctcctgatcctacacagacaccccaacaatcccaccctgtgtctgagagcgttgtccaaacgttcctggagctctggcagccttggggccatTCCcaggggagcctgttcagtgccccagcaccctctaggggaagaacctttccctgataaCCAACCCAAACTTCCTCTGACACTACACCAGGCCATGATCATGATCAATGCAATATTGCATTTTTATAGTATTCTTAAGTCACATACACTCACAGCTGACCATTAAAATAACTACAATAGAAATACATAGAATTTACCTTTGTCATCACTATTGCCACTGTCTGTCTGAGCTTCCAATAAACTGGTGGATGCTGCAGTGACAGACTTAGCCTGGTTTGCGTCTTTTCCAAACAAACCTGAATTCCCAGGAGACAATGAGAAACTACTAAGTGTTCCTGAACCAAGGGAACCCAAAACAGAACTGTCAACACTCTTGCCAAAATTAAACGAGACAGTTGACGTAGCTCCTAACGATGGGTCTCTTTTTTCTGATGCAGATTCAGGTTTTTTGTCTGAGGTATCCTCAGTTTTGTTGTTTAACAAAAATGTGGAGCCTTGCTGGAGCTTTGAACTCCCAAACGCAGGAACAGCCCGTGGGCCAGGGGTCTTGCTGCTTTCATTCTCAGAGccactgtcactgctgcctcCATGCTGCTGCTCAATGCTTGCCAAATACTGCTCGTAGTCCCTGAAGATGGGGGTCAGGTCGCACAGGGGGTTGGTGTTAACATGCTTCACTATCCAGTCACACACGGAGCAGTTGAGAGCAGCCAGCTGTTTGTGGTAGGTGCCGGAGCCATGTGCCACACTCAAGGCGCTGCCAgatgagcagggctggctgccacCATTGGCTCTTGGGCTCACGGCCTTTTtctcagcaaacacagcagcagtgggaccATTTGACATTGGGGATCCTGTTacaagaaaaatcacagaattacagaatatcctgagctggaagggacccacacaGATCATCGAGTCcggctcctggccctgcacacacaccccaacaatcccaccctctgcctgagagtgttgtccaaacgatcccagagctctggcagccttggggctgtgaccattcccaGGGGAGGCTGTTCAGAGCCTgagcaccctctggggaaagaaCTTTCTCCTGATATCCAACTTAATACGTTTGGTTAATAagctctgattttaaaaaataacacaacAAAACAATACAGATGCTTTGCTGACCTAGTAAGAAATGTGGCTTAGaaccttcttttttccccagaaagcaCAGCTCTCTTAAAAGTCTAACTTACATGCTCAATATTTCTTAATCAAATCACTTATCCTTACTCAGCTGAGCTTCTTCTTTTGGGTCACCACACTGTGCCCCAGGTACTGCCATGCCAGTGAGCAGACCCAAGTTTTAAGCTTAGACGAGTAAGTTAGGGATAGACAAAGTAGATGGAGGACACTggtgtataaaaaaaaaaatccaaagacaTCTTGTACAGAACAtcaaaaaaatacatgttttatatATTGCCAAAACCTTCAAAATCTTACAAAAATCTTACAACTTTAGCAAGTTATAACACTTATTAAATCAAAATACTCAACTTATCTCTTTCCATTTGGGCTTTAAACCACCCTGAGTGCACTAGCCCATGATTTTACATGCTTTTGAGCACTTCCATATAAAAAAACCTAAGAAGCAAACTGGAAAAAGTCTCATTGAATATATTTCTTAACATAAATTAAGTTTCCCTTAATTTATTCAAGCTCACTGAAATCTCAGTTACTCTAAACTTCAAACTCCACCATTTCTATTCTACAGCATGGTGACTCCAAAATTCTGTGGTGGCAGGGTTAACATCTCTGCATCTCCAACACAAAGGGACAGAACTAATATTTCTCAGGGAATTCCAAAGCATGAGAGCTCAACTTGCCAAAGTATTTCAAATGCATAAAATGTAGGTATAACTGTAACAGATAAGATTCTAGTAAGACTGTCTGCAACATCAGATGtacaaggaaaaaagatgaagacTTTAGCTATGCAGCAtgtattttttactgaaattcaaAGAACTGGGACAACTATTTAACTGGAACATGTTACCAGATGCTTTACACCTTTTGCAGATTGCCTTATGCCAGCGCCTTCCGTTTCCATCTGTGCCTACAAAACTTTTACCTCCAGTATTAGAAATATGAATTTAGCTGCCACCTCTTTAAACTGCATGCATTTGAAAACTTGTCCCTCCAGCACTGTAAAATCTTCTTAAGAAATCTTACAAAGAGGTCTAAAGTCTCAAAACCTTAAAACACAACTACAGGATGGTCtaaatgtggttttttccctacTAAAATAACCCTACAGATTTTATGACTGAAGGTCATGAAGGTTGATAAATATGTATGCTTATTTAAAACTTACCAAATGCTGATTGTGTTTCGGAGGCACCCTTCAAACTGCTGAAAGGAGGAGTACCAGAGACACTACTGCTTCCATTAGATAGCCCTTCTAAAGGCTTTATTCCTGCACCATTCCCGAATCCACTGAAGCCACCTCCGCCTTTTCCAGAAGGCAATATAAAGCCTTTAAACCCTTTAAAAGCTCCTCCACTTTCAGACTgggcagagaaaagaagagagacaaCCAGTTACATACATCTTCTCCACACTAATCCTATCCCCACTTACTATTCCTGATATCCtcagtttatttttccccaGTTCAGCATGTCATTCCATGCATTAGTGTGTCAGCTATGCAAACAAAATTAACGGCTTCCTTATGACACACACTGCTACTGTTCTTAAAAGACTCAGATGTTTGGTATGAAAATAAACTGGGTCTAGGATGTGGATACATGGAAGTTGTTCAGAGCTGTGGACGTGTTTGACTACTTATTAGACATTCACagtgtcttgttttctttaaataattacaCAGGAatttcaggtttattttcaaCAACTTTTAGCATTTACAATGGCAATCAAGAGCCCAATACTTGAATCCACTCATTACTCTGGAGTCACCTATGAAACCTCTGTGATTTACCCAAAATATTCCAATGTGACTGATGGAAGATGCAAAGACAGACTGTACTTGATCACAAAATATCTATCTCTGCAGCCTTTTCATTACCCAGTTCTGACCACTGTCTTTGCAACAATATTATTTCATGGTATAGTTTCTTACATGTTTCTAAAAGACAAAGTCTGATTAACATGCAAATAAAGCACTGctgtggagggctgggagcccttgGCATGagagccctctgcactcccttggagCAGAGAGGCTTGAGGGCAAGACAACCTTCCCCAGAGATAAGCAACCTTCCTCCCGGTCATGGTGAGAAAGTGAACCACCCCTGGCATGTCTTGTTTCTCTATGGTATTAGCCTGTACCCAGTTGGCTAGCTGGTTTCTACCCCAacccctgcctttcccataaaagCCCCGTTTCTGCCCCTCAACAGGGAGTTCttgtccctggcctccccttcacaggggctgctggacaataaaagCCACCTCTGTGGAACTGCTATAcgaggctcctgtctctctgttcCCAAGTTCgccttgggtgatttcacaacgagctgaatcacaagagctgaaatcacttGTAGCTGAGAAATCACTACACTTGGTGAAATCACttgctgcccagagaagccagAGACCACTCCTGGAAGAGTTGTTCCTTGCAGGACACTCTTTCTAGGAAGGTCGTGACACACCAGGTTGTCTACCCTCGTCTCTCCCAAATAGCAACACACTGCCACTTCTAGGTCTTTGGAGGTAATGAACTTTTACTACTGGAAGTGAACTTTCAGTTTCTCTGGAAAACCATCAGAGGAGAACTGCTTCTAAGTTTCATCTGCTTTTGCCACTGAAGAAATGGCAAAGCTTGTCAATTTTAGCTGTATTCCAGTATGTGACCTTGTGGGTATGGgtctttttgcttccttttgtgctatcttttccagtgcagtcCTCTGCTCCTCATTACTAGGTAGgcatttttattctgtctctctctggtcAGTCCCACCTCTCTCTCTGGACATTCCAGTTAAACTGCAGtctttttcactgcagcattCTGCCTGCTCCATGTGGGAACATCAGTTAGTTTCAAGTTCACGTTTTTGTAACTATTTCACAGGTTTCTTATGCAACCTCAGCTGTCCTGTCATCTCTTCTGCATTTTAGACTTTGTCCAGCCTGTTGTCCTGGTTTTAGCTGGGATAGGGTTTAATTTTCTccctagtagctggtacagtggTGTGGTTTGGATTCAGGGTGAGAAGAATGTTGATAACACAAGGATGTTTTACttggtgctgagcagggctcactgCAATCAAGGACTTCtcagtgtctcatgctctgccagtgagcaggaCACAAGGAGCTGAGAAGGAGCATGACCAGGACACTGATCTGAACtagccaaagggatattccataacACAGAATGTCATGGCCAGCACAGAAACTGGGAGGGGAGGAGCGTGGgttggctgggagcagctgatcACTGCTTGGGGATGGGCTGAGGTCAGCGGGTAGTGGGCAACTGTCCTGTGCATCACTGATTCTTCTTGGGgtatatttctttctctttttgttggTTCCcttatcatcatcatcattataTTTCAATCATTAAACTGTTCTTACCTCAACCCAGggtttttatccttttttccGATTTGCCTCCTCATCCCGCTAGGAGGAAGAGTGAGTGAGGGGCTGCATGGTCCTTAGTTGTCAGCTGGGGTTGAAGTACACCAGGCCCTTCTACCAGCTCTAACAGCCTCCTCCCAGTCTCCTGACTATTTCTACAACCATTTCTACAACACATCTGGTCCTCTTTCTCATactgttctgtttttcctatTCCATTGGCCCCTGAATGTCTCCTTCTCAAGTTGTAGTTTATGTCTTGCATCACTTCTTTCCAGTACAATCCTTTATTTAACTGTATCCTCTACCACATTTGTGGCTAAAACTACTCAAAGCATTAGTGGGCTAAGGCAGCTTCCTCATTTACAGTGCTTggactgcagaaggaaaatcaaaagcatAGAAGACTGTCTAGCTCTTAACTGTGCCTAGTCCCATCCAAACCTAAAGCAATCTATGTAACAGGTAAAACTCCAGGGCTATTTCTAACATGATGCACGTCCTGTTCAAAGGATGTCTATACAAATACAGCTTCTGAGACATCCTCCAGCCCTCCAGTATGGATAACCAGTAACTTTGCATTTCCATACTTCCATCTCTGTAAAAAAATGGAAGTagtaaaaatgctgttttaccCATTTGTAAACAAAACTGTGTCCGAActgctctttatttttacttcaaaaatatGCAAGAACACCCTCCTCACCCAGTCAaacttttatcctttttttgcCTTAGCCTTATTCTTGGCATGGTACAGTACAGCCAAAGTTCATGTGCACATCTGAGCTGGTGAGTTGAAATGATATTCAGCATCACTACAAACCTAAGTA encodes:
- the NUP50 gene encoding nuclear pore complex protein Nup50; translated protein: MAKRIAEKELTDRNWDQEDEAEEVGTFSVASEEVLKNRAIKKAKRRNIGSESESGGAFKGFKGFILPSGKGGGGFSGFGNGAGIKPLEGLSNGSSSVSGTPPFSSLKGASETQSAFGSPMSNGPTAAVFAEKKAVSPRANGGSQPCSSGSALSVAHGSGTYHKQLAALNCSVCDWIVKHVNTNPLCDLTPIFRDYEQYLASIEQQHGGSSDSGSENESSKTPGPRAVPAFGSSKLQQGSTFLLNNKTEDTSDKKPESASEKRDPSLGATSTVSFNFGKSVDSSVLGSLGSGTLSSFSLSPGNSGLFGKDANQAKSVTAASTSLLEAQTDSGNSDDKGGEEEEEEPPKVIVNEIKEDDAFYSKKCKLFYKKDNEFKEKGVGTLHLKPAGNGKTQLLVRADTNLGNILLNVLIPPKMPCTRTGKNNVLIVCVPNPPIDEKNPAVPVTMLIRVKTSEDADELHKILLEKKEA